Proteins encoded in a region of the Methylobacterium radiotolerans JCM 2831 genome:
- a CDS encoding response regulator: protein MSETESGPGSVTDADYRNLAETLPQLAWIAEADGTIIWYNQRWYDYTGTSLDEMRGWGWRTVHHPDHVAAVTERYRAAITLGRSWEDTFPLRGRDGSYRWFLSKALPHRDESGRILRWYGTNTDITGRRAVEERLRHSEQRFRALVDASAAVIWNTDAAGELMPPQVRWSTYTGQTEEAYQGWGWLDAVHPDDRGHAADAWAACVEARATYEVEYRLRRYDGVWRAMEVRGVPVLAEDGSLREWVGTCVDVTERKEAEEAVERARQAAEAANRAKSQFIANMSHELRTPLSAVIGYSEMLGEELEDIGQAALLPDLRKIEAAARHLLSLINDVLDISKIEAGRMTASAETFTVSDLLRDVSDSTGSLVEKKGNRFVLDTGAAGTADLGSMHQDQTKIRQCLLNLIGNAAKFTERGTITLTVRRHREEGADWLSFAVADTGIGLTEEQIGRLFERFVQADDSTTRQFGGTGLGLAITRAFCRTMGGDIGVASTPGAGATFTIRLPATLRPEDAPPSEAEAHTPVEPHEQHETVLLVDDDPAARELLQRFLEREGFHVRSANDGRAGLTLARALKPRAILLDVEMPRMDGWAVLHAVRNDPDLAGTPVIMTSVVAEQGLGQALGATDYFVKPIDWDRLKGLMERYRPEAPEDARVLVVDDDADARERLRRSLGREGWTVDEAENGRIALERVSQARPSLILLDLMMPEMDGFGFLRALRARPDGDVPVVVLTAKEVTAAEKESLNRQADRVIAKGSMSLAEIGRQLRVLYARSATEPVPGQLQGLLDRLAEKDAGEPR, encoded by the coding sequence ATGAGCGAGACTGAGAGCGGCCCAGGATCCGTCACGGATGCCGATTACCGCAACCTCGCCGAGACGCTGCCGCAGCTCGCCTGGATCGCCGAGGCCGACGGCACGATCATCTGGTACAATCAGCGCTGGTACGACTACACCGGCACCTCCCTCGACGAGATGCGGGGCTGGGGCTGGCGCACGGTCCATCACCCGGACCACGTCGCGGCCGTGACCGAGCGCTACCGCGCCGCGATCACGCTGGGCCGGTCCTGGGAGGACACGTTCCCGCTGCGCGGCCGCGACGGGAGCTACCGCTGGTTCCTGTCGAAGGCGCTGCCCCACCGGGACGAGTCCGGGCGGATCCTGCGCTGGTACGGGACCAACACCGACATCACCGGCCGCCGCGCGGTCGAGGAGCGCCTGCGCCACTCCGAGCAGCGCTTCCGGGCGCTGGTGGACGCCTCGGCGGCGGTGATCTGGAACACCGACGCGGCGGGCGAGCTGATGCCGCCGCAGGTCCGGTGGAGCACCTATACCGGGCAGACCGAGGAGGCCTACCAGGGCTGGGGCTGGCTGGACGCCGTCCATCCCGACGACCGGGGCCACGCGGCCGACGCCTGGGCGGCCTGCGTCGAGGCGCGCGCGACCTACGAGGTCGAGTACAGGCTGCGCCGGTACGACGGGGTCTGGCGCGCCATGGAGGTGCGCGGCGTGCCGGTCCTCGCCGAGGACGGCTCCCTGCGGGAATGGGTCGGCACCTGCGTCGACGTCACCGAGCGGAAGGAGGCCGAGGAGGCGGTGGAGCGCGCCCGGCAGGCCGCCGAGGCGGCCAACCGGGCGAAGAGCCAGTTCATCGCCAACATGAGCCACGAGCTGCGCACGCCGCTCTCGGCGGTGATCGGCTACTCCGAGATGCTCGGCGAGGAGCTGGAGGATATCGGCCAGGCCGCCCTCCTGCCCGACCTGCGCAAGATCGAGGCGGCCGCCCGCCACCTGCTCTCGCTGATCAACGACGTGCTCGACATCTCGAAGATCGAGGCGGGCCGCATGACCGCCTCGGCCGAGACCTTCACGGTGTCGGACCTGCTCCGGGACGTCTCCGACTCCACCGGCTCCCTGGTTGAGAAGAAGGGCAACCGCTTCGTCCTGGACACCGGCGCGGCCGGGACGGCCGACCTGGGGTCCATGCACCAGGACCAGACCAAGATCCGCCAGTGCCTGCTGAACCTGATCGGCAACGCCGCGAAGTTCACCGAGCGGGGAACGATCACCCTGACGGTGCGGCGGCACCGGGAGGAGGGAGCCGACTGGCTGTCCTTCGCGGTCGCCGACACCGGCATCGGCCTGACCGAGGAGCAGATCGGGCGCCTGTTCGAGCGCTTCGTCCAGGCCGACGATTCGACGACCCGGCAGTTCGGCGGCACGGGCCTCGGGCTCGCCATCACCCGCGCGTTCTGCCGGACGATGGGCGGCGACATCGGCGTCGCCAGCACGCCGGGCGCGGGCGCGACCTTCACGATCCGCCTGCCCGCCACCCTGCGGCCCGAGGACGCGCCGCCCTCCGAGGCCGAGGCCCACACGCCGGTGGAGCCGCACGAGCAGCACGAGACGGTGCTGCTGGTCGACGACGACCCGGCCGCCCGGGAATTGCTCCAGCGCTTCCTGGAACGCGAGGGCTTCCACGTCCGCAGCGCCAACGACGGCCGCGCCGGCCTGACGCTCGCCCGGGCCCTGAAGCCGCGCGCGATCCTGCTCGACGTCGAGATGCCGCGCATGGACGGCTGGGCGGTCCTGCACGCGGTGCGCAACGACCCCGACCTCGCCGGTACGCCGGTGATCATGACCTCGGTCGTGGCCGAGCAGGGGCTCGGCCAGGCGCTCGGCGCCACCGACTACTTCGTCAAGCCGATCGACTGGGACCGGCTCAAGGGCCTGATGGAGCGCTACCGGCCCGAGGCGCCGGAGGATGCCCGCGTCCTCGTGGTCGACGACGACGCGGATGCCCGCGAGCGCCTGCGCCGGTCGCTCGGCCGCGAGGGCTGGACCGTCGACGAGGCGGAGAACGGCCGGATCGCCCTGGAGCGGGTCAGCCAGGCGCGGCCGAGCCTGATCCTGCTCGACCTGATGATGCCCGAGATGGACGGGTTCGGCTTCCTCCGGGCCTTGCGGGCGCGGCCCGACGGCGACGTGCCCGTGGTGGTGCTCACCGCCAAGGAGGTCACGGCGGCCGAGAAGGAGAGCCTGAACCGGCAGGCCGACCGGGTGATCGCCAAGGGCTCCATGAGCCTCGCGGAGATCGGCCGGCAACTGCGCGTCCTCTACGCGCGTTCGGCGACCGAGCCGGTGCCGGGGCAGCTCCAGGGGTTGCTCGATCGGCTCGCCGAGAAGGACGCGGGAGAACCACGATGA
- the rarD gene encoding EamA family transporter RarD codes for MGLVYALAAYLSWGLLVPVHFRMLGAYSPYHILSERIVWSSVFAGALALILAARHRLNLPLPLRKRHALLLLSAGMIGVNWLLYLYAVSGGHLLDASLGYYINPLVSVALGRVVLGERLRPAQAVAIGIAATGVAVAVVWAGELPLMSLSLAVSFALYGLARKIVGVDALVGFLAETLLLLPAALVWLVLSPEPFLPAAPGDRALLMLTGLTTALPLIWFAAAAVRLRLTTLGLLQYVAPTCLLVLSVLVYGERVEPHRALMLALIWVALALYTIDALRFRRPPAPAAPRSDPDAMRV; via the coding sequence GTGGGCCTCGTCTACGCGCTCGCCGCCTACCTGAGCTGGGGCCTCCTGGTCCCGGTGCATTTCCGGATGCTCGGCGCCTACTCCCCGTACCACATCCTGTCGGAGCGGATCGTCTGGTCGAGCGTGTTCGCCGGCGCGCTGGCACTGATCCTCGCGGCGCGCCACCGCCTGAACCTGCCGCTGCCGCTCCGGAAGCGCCACGCGCTGCTGCTGCTCTCGGCGGGGATGATCGGCGTGAACTGGCTGCTCTACCTCTACGCGGTCAGCGGCGGGCACCTGCTCGACGCGAGCCTCGGCTACTACATCAATCCCCTGGTCAGCGTCGCCCTCGGCCGGGTGGTGCTGGGCGAGCGCCTGCGGCCGGCGCAGGCCGTCGCCATCGGCATCGCCGCGACGGGCGTCGCCGTCGCGGTGGTGTGGGCCGGGGAACTGCCCCTGATGTCGCTGTCGCTGGCAGTGAGCTTCGCGCTCTACGGCCTCGCCCGGAAGATCGTCGGCGTCGACGCGCTGGTCGGCTTCCTGGCCGAGACGCTGCTGCTCCTGCCGGCCGCGCTCGTCTGGCTCGTCCTGTCACCCGAGCCGTTCCTGCCGGCCGCGCCGGGCGACCGCGCCCTGCTGATGCTCACCGGCCTGACGACCGCGCTGCCGCTGATCTGGTTCGCCGCCGCGGCGGTGCGCCTGCGGCTCACGACCTTGGGTCTCCTGCAATACGTGGCGCCGACCTGCCTGCTCGTCCTGAGCGTCCTCGTCTACGGCGAGCGGGTCGAGCCGCATCGAGCGCTGATGCTCGCGCTGATCTGGGTGGCGCTCGCGCTCTACACGATCGACGCTCTGCGGTTTCGCCGGCCGCCGGCCCCCGCGGCCCCGCGGTCGGATCCCGACGCGATGCGTGTATAA
- a CDS encoding pyridoxamine 5'-phosphate oxidase family protein, with product MSRTPLPAFYDDLDATFAELWRLLADGAAHGRSGFHLPTLGTLGADGGPRLRTVVLRAADPAEGTLRFHCDRRSDKASEILAAPACALAAYDAAAKIQIRVAGRATLHTDDALAEAAWTGSRAMSRVCYGAEPGPGTALPTGDAYSLPDETAAATLGRPHFAAVLVRADRLDFLYLDRRGHRRAAWHAAGGLWSGRWIAP from the coding sequence GTGAGCCGCACGCCGCTGCCCGCCTTCTACGACGACCTGGACGCCACCTTCGCCGAACTGTGGCGCCTGCTGGCGGACGGCGCCGCCCATGGCCGGAGCGGTTTCCACCTGCCGACCCTGGGGACGCTGGGTGCCGATGGCGGGCCGCGGCTGCGCACGGTGGTCCTGCGCGCCGCCGACCCGGCCGAGGGGACGCTCCGGTTCCACTGCGACCGCCGCTCCGACAAGGCCTCCGAGATCCTGGCCGCTCCTGCCTGCGCCCTCGCCGCCTACGACGCGGCCGCGAAGATCCAGATCCGCGTCGCGGGTCGCGCCACGCTGCACACCGACGACGCGCTGGCCGAGGCGGCTTGGACGGGATCCCGGGCGATGAGCCGGGTCTGCTACGGGGCGGAGCCCGGTCCGGGCACGGCGCTGCCGACGGGGGACGCCTACAGCCTGCCGGACGAGACCGCGGCCGCCACGCTCGGCCGGCCGCACTTCGCCGCCGTACTCGTCCGGGCGGACCGGCTCGACTTCCTCTATCTCGACCGCCGCGGCCATCGCCGGGCGGCCTGGCACGCGGCCGGAGGCCTGTGGTCCGGCCGCTGGATCGCGCCCTGA
- the gyrA gene encoding DNA gyrase subunit A, giving the protein MAENDPTGAAPPASDIRPVSITDEMRRSYLDYAMSVIVSRALPDARDGLKPVHRRILYSAFESGHLPERKYVKSARIVGDVIGLYHPHGDQSIYDALVRMAQDFSMRLMLIDGQGNFGSVDGDPPAAMRYTESRLAKPATALLTDIDKNTVDFGPNYDESREEPTVLPARFPNLLVNGAGGIAVGMATNIPPHNLGELIDACVALIDDPGLTIEQLTEIVPGPDFPTGGMILGRAGTRQAYATGRGSVIMRAKSHVEELRKEREALIFTEIPYQVNKATLVEKIAELVKEKRVEGISDLRDESDRSGMRIVVEIKRDAMADVVLNQLYRFTPLQSSFGCNMVALNGGRPELMNLKDLLQAFVDFREEVVSRRTKFLLGKARERAHVLCGLAIAVANIDEVIRLIRTSPDPNAAREALMGRDWPAHDIAPLIALVDDPRHRVAEDGTYRLSETQARAILDLRLQRLTALGRDEVGDELKTLADEIADYLDILRSRARIQGIVKGELAEVREQFATPRKTEIVDFDGSVEDEDLIAREDMVVTVSHAGYVKRVPLSTYRAQRRGGKGRSGMATRDEDFVTRLFVANTHTPVLFFSSQGQAYKEKVWRLPMAAPNARGKALVNILQLQDTSERITTIMPLPEDEASWETLDVMFATARGNVRRNKLSDFTTVNRNGKIAMKLDPGDHIVHVEICRPDQNVLLTTALGQCIRFPVEDVRVFKGRDSTGVRGILLGKDDKVISMTILNAFDATAEERAGYLKMRRAVTGESEENGDAEAEDGAEAAAISLDRYNEMGAAEQYVLTLSERGFGKRSSSFEYRTSGRGGKGITAMRVNARNGSLVASFPVEASDQIMLVTDGGQLIRVPVDDIRIVGRASQGVTVFNTAKDEKVVSVEHIEGEDEGAEAGPEGGEEA; this is encoded by the coding sequence TTGGCCGAGAACGATCCGACTGGCGCCGCCCCGCCCGCCAGCGACATCCGCCCCGTCTCCATCACCGACGAGATGCGCCGCTCCTACCTCGATTACGCGATGAGCGTGATCGTGAGCCGGGCGCTTCCCGACGCCCGCGACGGCCTCAAGCCGGTGCACCGGCGCATCCTCTACTCCGCCTTCGAATCCGGGCATCTGCCCGAGCGGAAATACGTCAAGTCGGCGCGCATCGTCGGCGACGTGATCGGCCTCTACCACCCGCACGGCGACCAATCGATCTACGACGCCCTCGTGCGGATGGCGCAGGACTTCTCCATGCGCCTGATGCTCATCGACGGGCAGGGCAATTTCGGCTCGGTGGACGGCGATCCGCCGGCAGCCATGCGCTACACCGAATCGCGGCTCGCCAAGCCCGCCACGGCGCTGCTCACCGACATCGACAAGAACACCGTCGATTTCGGACCGAACTACGACGAGTCGCGCGAGGAGCCGACCGTCCTCCCGGCCCGCTTCCCGAACCTGCTGGTCAACGGCGCCGGCGGCATCGCGGTCGGCATGGCGACCAACATCCCGCCGCACAATCTCGGCGAGCTGATCGACGCCTGCGTGGCGCTGATCGACGATCCGGGGCTCACCATCGAGCAGCTCACCGAGATCGTCCCCGGCCCGGATTTCCCCACCGGCGGCATGATCCTCGGCCGGGCCGGCACGCGGCAGGCCTACGCCACCGGCCGCGGCTCGGTGATCATGCGCGCGAAGTCGCATGTCGAGGAGCTGCGCAAGGAGCGCGAGGCGCTGATCTTCACCGAGATTCCCTATCAGGTGAACAAGGCGACGCTGGTCGAGAAGATCGCCGAGCTGGTGAAAGAGAAGCGCGTCGAGGGCATCTCCGACCTGCGCGACGAATCCGACCGGTCGGGCATGCGCATCGTCGTCGAGATCAAGCGCGACGCCATGGCGGACGTGGTGCTGAACCAGCTCTACCGGTTCACGCCCCTGCAATCCTCCTTCGGTTGCAACATGGTGGCGCTGAACGGCGGCCGCCCCGAGCTGATGAACCTGAAGGACCTGCTCCAGGCCTTCGTCGACTTCCGCGAGGAGGTCGTCTCCCGCCGGACCAAGTTCCTCCTCGGCAAGGCCCGCGAGCGGGCGCACGTCTTGTGCGGCCTCGCCATCGCGGTCGCCAACATCGACGAGGTGATCCGCCTGATCCGGACCTCGCCGGACCCGAACGCCGCCCGCGAGGCCCTGATGGGCCGGGACTGGCCGGCCCACGACATCGCGCCGCTGATCGCGCTCGTGGACGACCCGCGCCACCGGGTCGCCGAGGACGGCACCTATCGCCTGTCCGAGACCCAGGCCCGCGCCATCCTCGACCTGCGCCTGCAGCGCCTCACGGCTCTGGGCCGCGACGAGGTCGGCGACGAGCTGAAGACGCTGGCCGACGAGATCGCCGACTATCTCGACATCCTGCGCTCGCGCGCCCGCATCCAGGGGATCGTCAAGGGCGAACTGGCCGAGGTGCGCGAGCAGTTCGCCACACCGCGCAAGACCGAGATCGTCGACTTCGACGGCAGCGTCGAGGACGAGGACCTGATCGCCCGCGAGGACATGGTGGTGACCGTGTCGCACGCCGGCTACGTCAAGCGTGTGCCGCTCTCGACCTATCGGGCCCAGCGCCGCGGGGGCAAGGGTCGCTCCGGCATGGCGACCCGCGACGAGGATTTCGTCACCCGCCTGTTCGTGGCCAACACCCACACGCCGGTGCTGTTCTTCTCCAGCCAGGGCCAGGCCTACAAGGAGAAGGTCTGGCGCCTGCCGATGGCCGCGCCGAACGCCCGCGGCAAGGCGCTGGTCAACATCCTGCAATTGCAGGACACCTCCGAGCGCATCACCACGATCATGCCGCTGCCCGAGGACGAGGCCTCGTGGGAGACGCTCGACGTGATGTTCGCGACCGCGCGCGGCAATGTCCGGCGCAACAAGCTGTCGGACTTCACCACGGTGAACCGCAACGGCAAGATCGCCATGAAGCTCGATCCGGGCGACCACATCGTCCATGTCGAGATCTGCCGTCCGGACCAGAACGTGCTGCTGACCACGGCGCTCGGCCAGTGCATCCGCTTCCCCGTCGAGGACGTGCGCGTGTTCAAGGGCCGCGACTCGACCGGCGTGCGCGGCATCCTGCTCGGCAAGGACGACAAGGTCATCTCGATGACCATCCTGAATGCCTTCGACGCCACGGCCGAGGAGCGGGCCGGCTACCTGAAGATGCGCCGCGCCGTCACCGGTGAGTCCGAGGAGAACGGCGACGCCGAGGCCGAGGACGGCGCCGAGGCGGCGGCGATCTCGCTGGACCGCTACAACGAGATGGGCGCGGCCGAGCAGTACGTGCTCACCCTGTCGGAGCGGGGCTTCGGCAAGCGCTCCTCGTCGTTCGAGTACCGGACCTCGGGACGCGGCGGGAAGGGCATCACGGCGATGCGGGTCAACGCCCGCAACGGCAGCCTCGTGGCGTCCTTCCCCGTCGAGGCCTCGGACCAGATCATGCTGGTCACCGACGGCGGCCAGCTGATCCGCGTGCCGGTGGACGACATCCGCATCGTCGGCCGCGCCTCGCAGGGCGTGACGGTGTTCAACACCGCCAAGGACGAGAAGGTCGTCTCGGTGGAGCACATCGAGGGCGAGGACGAGGGCGCCGAGGCCGGCCCCGAGGGCGGCGAGGAGGCGTGA
- a CDS encoding methyl-accepting chemotaxis protein: MTLSTKVILLAMLAVTVTAGAIWITVSRQTWSQMEARQRTNGERNLRTLALVLAARVEGAAADLDGARVARVSTPSLSGFADAGVVDDAVAYSGGLATVFSYEPASDSFVRRQTTVRREDGTRAVGTALAADSPAQAAIRAGRTYEGPAALFGRRYYTVYHPTVDTTGKVNGILFVGLPIEMYFDAHAQTMTSLSVAALVIAVLACALVGLAAARLFRPFATIAARIEALAAGDLDSAIPHAGRGDEIGTVARALEVLRVAGLRTRELESLQSAGAADETRRRAALDRAIEAFRGQVVRLKDALTASTGAMRARAGEMAASSAEAEVAVAETERGSHETSASVQTVASAAEELSASIAEIGTQLDQAEALVATTAAESDAMNAEIGELAEAAGRIGAVVGLIRQIAEQTNLLALNATIESARAGAAGKGFAVVAAEVKALASQTAKATEEIGSQIAGVQASTTAAVAAIGRMGERMRAVSATTGGIASAVSAQGAATAEISRNVADTAGATEAIAGGLTTVAGAARRSARMAATVTDAAQTVDTVAADLEAEIERFLGQVAA; encoded by the coding sequence ATGACTCTGTCTACGAAAGTCATCCTGCTGGCGATGCTCGCCGTGACAGTCACCGCCGGCGCCATCTGGATCACGGTCTCGCGGCAGACCTGGTCGCAGATGGAGGCGCGTCAGCGCACCAACGGCGAGCGCAACCTGAGAACTCTGGCGCTCGTCCTGGCGGCGCGGGTCGAGGGTGCGGCGGCGGACCTCGACGGCGCGCGCGTCGCCCGGGTGTCGACGCCGAGCCTGTCCGGCTTCGCCGATGCCGGCGTCGTGGACGACGCCGTCGCCTATTCGGGCGGCCTGGCGACGGTGTTCAGCTACGAGCCCGCCTCCGACAGCTTCGTGCGGCGCCAGACCACGGTGCGCCGGGAGGACGGGACCCGCGCGGTCGGCACGGCGCTCGCCGCCGACAGCCCGGCCCAGGCCGCGATCCGCGCCGGTCGGACCTACGAGGGGCCGGCCGCCCTGTTCGGGCGGCGCTACTACACAGTGTACCACCCGACGGTCGACACCACCGGCAAGGTGAACGGCATCCTGTTCGTCGGGCTGCCGATCGAGATGTACTTCGACGCCCACGCCCAGACGATGACGAGCCTCAGCGTCGCCGCCCTGGTCATCGCGGTGCTGGCCTGCGCCCTCGTCGGGCTGGCGGCGGCGCGGCTGTTCCGGCCCTTCGCGACGATCGCGGCGCGGATCGAGGCCCTCGCGGCCGGCGACTTGGACTCGGCGATCCCCCACGCGGGGCGCGGCGACGAGATCGGCACCGTGGCGCGCGCCCTCGAGGTGCTGCGCGTCGCCGGGCTGCGGACCCGGGAGCTCGAGAGCCTGCAGAGCGCGGGCGCGGCCGACGAGACGCGGCGGCGGGCCGCCCTCGACCGGGCCATCGAGGCGTTCCGGGGGCAGGTCGTTCGCCTGAAGGACGCGCTGACCGCCAGCACCGGCGCGATGCGGGCCCGGGCCGGCGAGATGGCGGCCAGCTCCGCCGAGGCGGAGGTCGCCGTCGCCGAGACCGAGCGCGGCTCGCACGAGACCTCGGCCAGCGTCCAGACCGTGGCGAGCGCCGCCGAGGAGCTCTCCGCCTCGATCGCCGAGATCGGGACCCAGCTCGACCAGGCCGAGGCCCTGGTGGCCACCACCGCCGCGGAGTCGGACGCGATGAACGCCGAGATCGGCGAACTCGCCGAGGCCGCCGGGCGCATCGGCGCCGTGGTCGGGCTGATCCGCCAGATCGCCGAGCAGACCAATCTGCTGGCGCTCAACGCCACGATCGAGTCCGCCCGGGCCGGCGCCGCCGGCAAGGGCTTCGCCGTGGTGGCCGCGGAGGTGAAGGCCCTGGCGTCGCAGACCGCGAAGGCCACCGAGGAGATCGGCAGCCAGATCGCCGGCGTGCAGGCCTCGACGACGGCGGCCGTGGCGGCGATCGGCCGGATGGGCGAGCGGATGCGGGCGGTCAGCGCCACCACGGGCGGGATCGCGTCGGCGGTCTCGGCCCAGGGCGCGGCCACGGCCGAGATCTCCCGCAACGTCGCCGACACGGCCGGCGCCACCGAGGCCATCGCGGGGGGCCTCACTACGGTCGCCGGCGCGGCCCGGCGCTCGGCCCGCATGGCCGCCACCGTCACCGACGCGGCTCAGACCGTCGACACGGTCGCGGCCGACCTCGAGGCCGAGATCGAGCGCTTCCTCGGCCAGGTCGCGGCCTGA
- a CDS encoding S49 family peptidase: MAFAFPDTFRALLPRRFRDRRPRVAVVRLSGTIGAVSPIRPGLSIGSVAGSLERAFGMPGVKAVALVINSPGGSPAQSHLIHRRIRALADEKGVPVIAFVEDVAASGGYMIACAADEIVADPTSIVGSIGVVSAGFGFHGLLEKLGVERRVHTQGEAKSMLDPFRPEDPADVERLKRIQADVQDLFTGLVTARRPTLSRAENLFTGAVWTGRQALPLGLVDALGDVRTAMRARFGDKVDLRLVAEARGGFLSRLLRRGGAPGGIDLAEGAMAAFAERAAFARYGL, from the coding sequence ATGGCGTTCGCGTTCCCCGACACATTTCGCGCCCTCCTCCCGCGCCGCTTCCGGGACCGACGCCCGCGGGTCGCGGTGGTCCGGCTGTCGGGCACGATCGGGGCGGTCTCGCCGATCCGGCCGGGGCTCTCGATCGGGAGCGTCGCGGGCAGCCTGGAGCGCGCCTTCGGGATGCCGGGGGTGAAGGCGGTGGCGCTGGTGATCAACTCGCCCGGCGGCTCGCCGGCGCAGTCCCACCTGATCCACCGCCGCATCCGGGCGCTGGCCGACGAGAAGGGCGTGCCGGTGATCGCCTTCGTGGAGGATGTCGCGGCCTCCGGCGGCTACATGATCGCCTGCGCGGCCGACGAGATCGTCGCCGACCCGACCTCCATCGTCGGCTCGATCGGCGTGGTCTCGGCCGGGTTCGGCTTCCACGGCCTGCTGGAGAAGCTCGGCGTCGAGCGCCGGGTCCACACGCAGGGCGAGGCGAAGTCGATGCTCGACCCGTTCCGCCCGGAGGATCCCGCCGACGTGGAGCGCCTGAAGCGCATCCAGGCCGACGTGCAGGACCTGTTCACCGGCCTCGTCACGGCCCGGCGCCCGACCCTGTCGCGAGCCGAGAACCTGTTCACCGGGGCGGTCTGGACCGGGCGGCAGGCGCTGCCCCTCGGACTCGTCGACGCGCTGGGCGACGTGCGCACCGCGATGCGCGCGCGCTTCGGCGACAAGGTCGACCTGCGCCTCGTCGCCGAGGCCCGGGGCGGATTCCTGTCCCGCCTGCTGCGCCGCGGCGGCGCGCCGGGCGGGATCGACCTGGCCGAGGGGGCGATGGCCGCGTTCGCGGAGCGCGCGGCCTTCGCCCGCTACGGGCTCTGA
- a CDS encoding NIPSNAP family protein: MLYELATLSCPLLAVGQVSAGVEAWLDDPDAKGELVGCWRSEIGTLGRLIVLRGFAAPEDMTAERRRALLSANPFNAGPVITALEMDSYAPFPFLPPIRTGDRGGVYEVRTYRLRPGGLPPTLAAWEAAIGPARAYTQHLVLNMYALDGAPRITHIWGFRSLEERAALRSRAYEAGIWPPKGGPDQIAEATSTIALPQGRSPLS; this comes from the coding sequence ATGCTGTACGAACTCGCGACCCTCTCGTGCCCGCTGCTCGCGGTGGGCCAAGTCTCGGCCGGCGTCGAGGCTTGGCTGGACGATCCCGATGCCAAGGGGGAGCTGGTCGGCTGCTGGCGCAGCGAGATCGGCACGCTGGGGCGCCTGATCGTGCTGCGCGGCTTCGCGGCGCCCGAGGACATGACCGCCGAGCGCCGGCGCGCCCTCCTCAGCGCCAACCCGTTCAACGCCGGGCCCGTGATCACAGCTCTGGAGATGGACAGCTACGCCCCGTTCCCCTTCCTGCCACCGATCCGGACGGGCGACCGCGGCGGGGTGTACGAAGTCCGGACCTATCGCCTGAGGCCGGGGGGCCTGCCGCCGACCCTCGCGGCCTGGGAGGCCGCGATCGGGCCGGCACGCGCCTACACGCAGCACCTCGTCCTGAACATGTACGCCCTCGACGGTGCGCCGCGCATCACGCACATCTGGGGTTTCCGCAGCCTGGAGGAGCGGGCCGCGTTGCGGTCCCGCGCCTACGAAGCGGGGATCTGGCCGCCGAAGGGTGGCCCGGACCAGATCGCCGAGGCGACCTCGACGATCGCGCTCCCCCAGGGGCGCTCTCCCCTGAGCTGA
- a CDS encoding P1 family peptidase translates to MPQNRITDVPGLRVGHATDLRLASGVTAILFDQPAVAAVDVRGGGPGTRETDLLDPERTVERVDAFVLSGGSAFGLDAGAGVAAWLAEAGRGFPVGAMRVPIVPGAVLFDLPNGGDKAWGRYPPYRELGFQAAAAATEAFALGSVGAGTGARTGRLKGGIGSASAAVPGTGFRVGALAAVNAFGNATIGGGPHFWAAPFEVDDEFGGLGVPVRVPPEAHAFPARALPGAATTLAVVATDAALTKAQCRRLAVAAQDGLARALVPAHTPLDGDLVFAAATGAVPLGDTVVDLARLGDAAARVLARAVARGVFSATSLPGHAPSSPLAGTGLPPAWRDVFGA, encoded by the coding sequence ATGCCGCAGAATCGCATCACCGACGTTCCCGGCCTGCGGGTCGGCCACGCCACCGACCTGCGGCTCGCCAGCGGCGTCACCGCGATCCTCTTCGATCAGCCGGCCGTCGCCGCGGTCGACGTGCGCGGCGGCGGGCCGGGCACCCGCGAGACCGACCTGCTCGATCCCGAGCGCACCGTCGAGCGGGTCGACGCCTTCGTCCTCTCCGGGGGCTCGGCCTTCGGCCTCGATGCGGGGGCCGGCGTGGCGGCGTGGCTCGCCGAGGCCGGGCGCGGGTTCCCGGTCGGCGCCATGCGGGTGCCGATCGTCCCGGGGGCGGTGCTGTTCGATCTCCCCAACGGCGGCGACAAGGCCTGGGGCCGCTATCCGCCCTATCGCGAGCTGGGCTTCCAGGCCGCCGCGGCAGCCACCGAGGCGTTCGCCCTGGGCTCCGTGGGAGCCGGGACCGGTGCGCGCACCGGCCGGCTCAAGGGCGGGATCGGATCCGCCTCGGCGGCCGTGCCGGGCACGGGCTTCCGGGTCGGGGCCCTCGCGGCCGTGAACGCCTTCGGCAACGCGACGATCGGCGGTGGGCCGCATTTCTGGGCCGCGCCCTTCGAGGTGGACGACGAGTTCGGCGGCCTGGGCGTGCCGGTCCGGGTGCCGCCCGAGGCCCACGCCTTTCCGGCCCGCGCGCTGCCGGGCGCCGCCACGACGCTGGCCGTGGTGGCGACCGACGCGGCGCTGACCAAGGCGCAGTGCCGGCGCCTCGCGGTGGCGGCGCAGGACGGCCTCGCTCGGGCCCTCGTGCCGGCGCACACGCCCCTCGACGGCGACCTGGTCTTCGCCGCGGCGACCGGAGCCGTGCCCCTCGGCGACACGGTGGTGGACCTTGCCCGCCTCGGCGACGCCGCCGCGCGGGTCCTGGCTCGGGCGGTGGCGCGCGGCGTGTTCTCGGCGACGAGCCTGCCCGGGCACGCGCCGTCGTCGCCCCTGGCCGGCACGGGGCTTCCGCCGGCCTGGCGCGACGTGTTCGGCGCCTGA